The following nucleotide sequence is from Terriglobia bacterium.
AGCAGATGGATTCCGCGCAGGCCCTCCTGCGGAACGGGCGGATCGAGATCCGTCCCGCGGGGGAGCCGACGCCCGCGACGATGGAGGCCGGGTGGCGGTCGCGAAAGGCGATCCTGGTGGTGACGGGCCTCGATCGGCCGGGCGCGGCGGGGACCGTCGCGGCCCTCGACGACATGCTCGGCGGGCGGTGGCCCATCGTGGCGGTTTCGTCGACCACGGGGCAAGGGCTCGAGGAGCTGAGGCGCAGGACGTTCGAGGCGCTCGACGTCGTTCGGGTGTACACGAAGCAGCCGGGGAAGCCGCCCGACCTCGAGGCGCCGTTCACGCTGCCGCGGGGCGCCTCGGTCGGCGACCTCGCCGAGCGGATCCACAAGGACGTCCTCGCCCAGATGAAGTTCGCCCGAATCTGGGGGAAGCGCGTGTTCGGCGGCCAGACGGTGCAGCGCGATCACGTCCTCGACGAAGGGGACGTGGTGGAAGTCCACCTATGAGAAGGGGCGTGGCGCGGGGCGCCCCGGCGCGCCATATTGGCCCGTGGCATCGCACCCGACCCGGGCCCGGGTCCTTGGAGGAAGCGGGAATGTCCGCGGTCGCGAGCCAACGCTGGTCTCGTCGTGCTTCGGTCGTTGCGCTCGTCGCGGCGGCCTTGACGGCGTTCGGCTGCCCGAGCTCGATGAAGGAGCCCGGGACGCGGCCGCCCGAAGCCGTCGAAGCGCCGCGCCGCGATTGCTTGGAGCTCGAAAAGGAGATCGACCGGCTGCAGCGGGAGGCCCAGGCCGCCGGCGACACAGAGGCGCTCGAGGACCACGTCGCCGCCCTGCAGCTTCGCCTCCTCGAGAGGGACGCCCTCGTCAAGGCCCTGCGGGAGCAGTTCTCGACGCAGCAGGTGGAGCTCGAGGACGCGATCGGCGAGGTCGTTCGGTCGAAGGCGAAACTCCGCAGTCACGAGAGCAAGGCCCAGGCTGCTTCGGACATGGCGGAGGGCGAGATCGCCCTCAAGGCGGTCAAGGAGCGGTACGCCGGCGCGGAGCCGCCGCAGGCGGTCGCGCTTGCCGAGCAGCTCCTGGCCATGAGCAGCGTGGAGTTCGAGAAGCAGAACTACGGCGGATCGCTCTACCTGGTCAG
It contains:
- a CDS encoding TGS domain-containing protein codes for the protein MPANLPPAYHSAEQRFREARSPEEKIAALEEMLAIMPKHKGTDRLQGDLKARIAKLRKQEGKRGARKGVSFTVRREGAGQVALVGPANTGKSSLVTRLTMARPEVAAYPFTTREPLPGMMPFENVAIQLVDFPPLSEEHLEPWLFDAIRGADLYWLVAGSEDPLEQMDSAQALLRNGRIEIRPAGEPTPATMEAGWRSRKAILVVTGLDRPGAAGTVAALDDMLGGRWPIVAVSSTTGQGLEELRRRTFEALDVVRVYTKQPGKPPDLEAPFTLPRGASVGDLAERIHKDVLAQMKFARIWGKRVFGGQTVQRDHVLDEGDVVEVHL
- a CDS encoding SH3 domain-containing protein, whose translation is MSAVASQRWSRRASVVALVAAALTAFGCPSSMKEPGTRPPEAVEAPRRDCLELEKEIDRLQREAQAAGDTEALEDHVAALQLRLLERDALVKALREQFSTQQVELEDAIGEVVRSKAKLRSHESKAQAASDMAEGEIALKAVKERYAGAEPPQAVALAEQLLAMSSVEFEKQNYGGSLYLVSQARTKVRAAEIQARLRGNLDPLAGEVRFATPMELKVTKTCKLRKAPGLDAEVLATLKPGTAVTGLSYRGKWVRVVCDDHSAGWIFEALLAGLE